In Caldisericaceae bacterium, a single window of DNA contains:
- a CDS encoding 4Fe-4S binding protein, giving the protein MSNYLEKGYLEVSDIIHSFPSEDEFSVHPVAISECVQEIPCNPCVSSCPTKAITMEDISSIPIINYKQCIGCGKCVQVCPGLALFLVFKNKDSYEITLPYEMLPLPKVLDEVYLLDRTGKRVGTGIVKRVKQVEKNTYSSLITVSFKEKSLIYEVRNIGVKNG; this is encoded by the coding sequence ATGAGTAATTACTTAGAAAAAGGATATCTTGAGGTATCAGACATTATTCATAGTTTTCCAAGTGAAGACGAGTTTTCAGTGCATCCTGTTGCAATAAGTGAGTGTGTGCAGGAGATACCATGCAACCCTTGTGTTTCATCTTGTCCTACTAAGGCAATTACAATGGAAGACATAAGTTCTATCCCTATTATAAATTATAAACAGTGTATCGGGTGTGGAAAATGTGTTCAGGTTTGCCCAGGGCTTGCCCTATTTTTAGTTTTTAAAAACAAAGATTCTTACGAAATTACTTTGCCTTATGAGATGTTACCTTTACCAAAGGTATTAGACGAAGTGTATTTATTGGATAGAACTGGTAAAAGAGTAGGGACGGGTATTGTGAAAAGAGTCAAACAAGTTGAAAAAAATACGTATTCTTCTTTAATTACTGTCTCCTTTAAAGAAAAGTCTTTAATTTATGAAGTAAGAAATATAGGGGTGAAGAATGGATAA
- a CDS encoding (2Fe-2S)-binding protein encodes MDKKNVIICRCEDVTYEEIVRAFNEGYKDIESLRRYLKIGTGPCQGKTCIPLLQKILYELSGKFPSNITIRPPETPVPFGIFLKDPKK; translated from the coding sequence ATGGATAAGAAGAACGTTATTATTTGTCGTTGTGAAGATGTTACCTACGAAGAAATTGTAAGAGCGTTCAATGAAGGCTATAAGGATATTGAATCCTTAAGAAGGTATTTAAAAATAGGCACTGGCCCTTGCCAAGGGAAAACCTGCATACCACTTTTACAAAAGATACTTTACGAACTTAGTGGCAAGTTTCCCAGCAATATAACTATTCGCCCTCCTGAAACACCGGTTCCTTTTGGTATTTTTTTAAAAGATCCTAAAAAATGA
- a CDS encoding FAD-binding oxidoreductase has product MKKVKSYDVVVVGGGIIGLATAYYLVKNGVRKIAIIEKEYIGSGSTGRCGTGIRQQFTTKEHIVLMRESVKIWRLWEEVLPKPIHFRQGGYLWLLRSEEEVNEYRKYVALQNLFGVDSRIISKDEIKEIVPDINLEGVSGASWCPSDGSAYPQDVLDSLDTFLESHGVDIFDYESVVEFNKVSDRVISVKTDKDEYTLDNLLIAAGYATKSLANKLGFDIPVKNYRHEIVVSEPLKIFLSPMVVDRSLYFTQTYRGRIIGGTDTNEEETDDLTLTYNFLQKFSNELNNVFPKLSSVRLMRHWSGFYVVSPDKHPILGPTPFKNVFIGTGYSGHGFMLGPIVGKLLAHYITHGMFFLEEANHLTLDRFEKGMLIQEKAVIG; this is encoded by the coding sequence GTGAAAAAAGTGAAAAGTTATGATGTTGTAGTTGTTGGCGGCGGAATTATTGGTTTAGCAACAGCATACTACCTTGTTAAAAATGGAGTTAGAAAAATTGCTATTATAGAAAAAGAATACATTGGCTCTGGTTCTACTGGACGTTGTGGCACAGGTATAAGGCAACAGTTTACTACCAAAGAGCACATTGTCCTTATGAGGGAATCTGTAAAAATTTGGCGCTTATGGGAAGAAGTTTTGCCAAAACCCATCCATTTTAGGCAAGGAGGCTACCTTTGGCTTCTTAGAAGCGAAGAAGAAGTTAATGAGTATAGAAAGTATGTTGCTTTACAGAACCTTTTTGGCGTTGATAGTAGAATTATTTCCAAAGATGAAATAAAAGAAATAGTCCCTGATATCAATCTTGAGGGAGTTTCTGGAGCTTCTTGGTGTCCATCAGATGGCTCAGCGTATCCGCAGGATGTGTTAGATTCTTTAGATACGTTCCTTGAAAGTCATGGCGTTGATATTTTTGATTATGAGAGTGTTGTTGAATTTAACAAAGTATCAGACAGAGTTATTTCAGTTAAAACCGATAAAGATGAGTATACTTTAGATAATTTACTAATTGCAGCAGGATATGCTACAAAAAGTCTTGCAAATAAACTTGGTTTTGATATACCTGTTAAAAATTATAGACATGAGATCGTTGTTAGTGAACCATTGAAAATTTTTCTTTCTCCGATGGTTGTAGATAGAAGTCTTTATTTTACACAAACCTACAGGGGAAGAATTATTGGTGGCACAGATACTAACGAAGAAGAAACAGATGATCTTACCCTTACTTACAATTTTTTACAGAAGTTTTCAAATGAATTAAATAATGTATTTCCTAAACTTTCCTCTGTAAGGTTAATGAGGCACTGGTCGGGCTTTTATGTTGTTTCTCCTGATAAACATCCCATTTTAGGACCAACACCATTCAAGAATGTCTTTATAGGGACAGGCTACTCTGGGCATGGTTTCATGTTAGGGCCAATTGTAGGCAAACTTCTTGCTCACTACATTACGCATGGTATGTTTTTCCTTGAAGAAGCAAACCACCTTACGCTTGATAGATTTGAAAAGGGAATGCTAATTCAAGAAAAAGCC